One genomic window of Methanosarcina acetivorans C2A includes the following:
- a CDS encoding response regulator — protein MNEKNKPKVLIVDDKKENVELMEAYLAVEPYDVITAYGGKEAFQKVKEEKPDIILLDVMMPEVNGYEVCKILKGNPETQFIPVLMLTALSELEDRIRGIEVGADDFLTKPINRLELKTRVKSLLRVKCLHDRLVADRDSLEIKNRVQSILTAVIPTLLQFVSNEEKKVIINQMTGMVEKTLLEMYNFNDKEMDLAYAGTVCADIMNQLGGTFSATMGENEKRWIVKGTKCPWKGEEARKNPILCTLTRKIFSNITMKVDSSYSLEALKTIGNRNDCCEFIIKAA, from the coding sequence TTGAATGAGAAAAACAAACCCAAAGTCCTGATCGTAGACGACAAGAAGGAAAATGTAGAACTCATGGAAGCCTACCTTGCCGTGGAACCTTATGATGTAATCACTGCCTACGGGGGAAAAGAGGCATTTCAGAAAGTAAAGGAAGAAAAGCCGGATATTATCCTTCTGGATGTCATGATGCCTGAAGTCAACGGTTATGAGGTCTGCAAAATTCTCAAAGGAAATCCCGAAACCCAATTCATTCCGGTCCTGATGCTTACGGCCCTTTCGGAACTTGAAGACAGGATAAGAGGGATTGAGGTAGGAGCCGATGATTTCCTTACAAAGCCCATAAACAGACTCGAACTCAAGACCAGAGTAAAATCCCTCCTCAGAGTCAAATGCCTTCACGACAGACTGGTTGCCGACCGTGACAGCCTGGAAATAAAGAACCGGGTACAGAGCATCCTTACAGCTGTAATTCCGACCCTGCTCCAGTTTGTCTCAAACGAAGAAAAAAAGGTCATAATAAATCAGATGACAGGCATGGTCGAAAAAACACTTCTTGAAATGTACAATTTTAATGATAAGGAGATGGACCTGGCTTATGCAGGAACTGTCTGCGCTGACATAATGAACCAGCTGGGAGGAACCTTTTCCGCGACCATGGGTGAAAACGAAAAACGCTGGATAGTCAAAGGAACAAAATGCCCCTGGAAAGGAGAAGAAGCCCGCAAAAACCCCATCCTCTGCACGCTTACCAGAAAGATCTTTTCAAACATAACTATGAAAGTAGATTCAAGCTACAGTCTCGAAGCTCTGAAAACCATAGGAAACAGGAATGACTGCTGCGAATTTATCATAAAAGCAGCATAA
- a CDS encoding F0F1 ATP synthase subunit epsilon yields MNSPLMNLKILLPFQVFAEKKGVSRIVAETREGSFGLLPHRLDCVAALEPGIFIYETEAEGEVYVAVDEGILIKAGKDVLVSVRSAIVGTDLSQLREAVEREFLTLDESEKKIRSVMTKLEIGLMRRLAEFRND; encoded by the coding sequence ATGAATTCTCCACTCATGAATCTCAAGATTCTTCTGCCGTTCCAGGTCTTTGCCGAAAAGAAAGGGGTATCCCGCATAGTTGCAGAGACTCGTGAAGGTTCTTTCGGACTCCTGCCACACCGGCTCGATTGTGTTGCGGCTCTGGAACCCGGGATTTTTATCTATGAAACCGAAGCAGAAGGAGAAGTTTATGTGGCTGTTGATGAAGGCATACTGATCAAGGCAGGTAAGGACGTACTGGTTTCGGTGCGAAGCGCCATTGTCGGGACTGACCTCAGCCAGTTAAGGGAGGCAGTGGAAAGAGAGTTTTTAACTCTGGACGAAAGCGAGAAAAAAATACGTTCAGTGATGACAAAATTGGAAATCGGGCTTATGCGCCGCTTAGCGGAGTTTCGGAATGACTGA
- a CDS encoding GNAT family N-acetyltransferase produces the protein MEKKPGLALKTKWIDGKNSDELEDAFYVRREVFIKEQNISEAEELDEADLSSRHIVVYASDRPVATGRFFSNEKTWLIGRISVLKECRGKQIGKLVVEKLLEKAVELEAGAVHIHAQTHAVSFYEKFGFVAYRETFLEANIEHISMIKIFDAETARSLLSKRIVEQEDY, from the coding sequence ATGGAAAAGAAACCCGGCCTTGCACTGAAGACAAAATGGATTGATGGAAAAAACTCTGATGAGCTGGAAGATGCTTTTTACGTCCGCAGGGAAGTTTTCATAAAAGAACAAAACATTTCCGAAGCAGAGGAACTTGACGAAGCTGATCTTAGCTCCCGACATATAGTTGTATATGCATCTGACAGACCGGTTGCCACAGGCAGGTTTTTTAGTAATGAAAAAACCTGGCTTATCGGGAGGATTTCCGTCCTGAAGGAATGCAGGGGAAAGCAGATCGGCAAACTCGTTGTGGAAAAGCTTCTGGAAAAAGCTGTTGAACTTGAGGCAGGAGCTGTCCACATTCACGCACAGACCCATGCTGTAAGCTTTTATGAAAAGTTTGGGTTTGTTGCTTATAGGGAAACTTTTCTTGAAGCTAACATAGAGCATATCTCAATGATAAAAATTTTTGATGCTGAGACTGCTAGAAGTTTGTTGAGCAAGAGGATTGTTGAGCAAGAAGATTATTGA
- a CDS encoding ATP synthase subunit I has product MSEVFNLISALVAGFLLGAFFFGGLWWTVRKGLLSGQPALWFFGSLLLRTGIAVAGFYFASGGHWDRLLMCLLGFFIMRRIVTRLTRAPEEESNQLAKEAGHAT; this is encoded by the coding sequence ATGAGTGAAGTTTTCAATCTGATCTCGGCTCTGGTGGCTGGCTTTTTACTCGGGGCTTTTTTCTTCGGCGGCCTCTGGTGGACTGTTCGGAAGGGCCTTTTATCCGGACAACCTGCACTCTGGTTCTTCGGCAGTCTGCTGCTGCGGACTGGCATTGCTGTTGCTGGATTTTATTTTGCTTCAGGCGGACACTGGGATAGGCTGCTCATGTGCTTACTTGGATTTTTTATCATGCGCCGTATAGTGACCAGGCTCACCAGAGCCCCGGAAGAAGAGTCGAACCAATTGGCAAAGGAGGCCGGGCATGCGACTTAG
- a CDS encoding RAD55 family ATPase, protein MESLSTGVEGLDLLTDGGYPKGKSILVTGPPGSGKTILGLHFLHRSCQEGEKCILVLTRELTADILTQARSFKLNLEPFLENGQLHIRNIFEDKMNKIKSVSKFGKGLCAVDTDIIEYLSSMSSEADVVVIDNIGVMAINHDIKEFADEFSSISIILLKNGCTSLFVMDEDSYHLTHRLTGYMVFGLIRLTTQENYSSGKTKQYLYIEKMRNTPVPVKYSLFDITPQGIRIISGMKNSRHF, encoded by the coding sequence ATGGAGAGTTTGTCTACCGGAGTAGAAGGGTTGGATTTACTGACAGATGGAGGGTATCCTAAAGGAAAAAGTATTCTGGTTACCGGGCCCCCAGGTTCGGGTAAAACCATCCTTGGGCTTCATTTCCTTCACAGGAGCTGCCAGGAAGGCGAAAAATGCATACTTGTTCTTACCAGAGAACTTACCGCAGATATCCTCACTCAGGCCCGTAGCTTCAAGCTTAATCTGGAGCCTTTCCTTGAAAACGGTCAGCTCCACATAAGGAATATCTTCGAAGACAAGATGAACAAGATAAAAAGCGTTTCAAAATTCGGAAAAGGGCTCTGCGCCGTGGATACGGACATAATCGAATATCTGAGCTCAATGTCATCGGAAGCCGACGTTGTGGTCATTGACAACATCGGAGTAATGGCAATAAATCATGATATAAAGGAGTTTGCCGATGAATTCAGCTCAATAAGCATTATCCTCCTGAAAAATGGATGTACAAGCCTCTTTGTCATGGACGAGGACTCTTACCACCTGACCCACAGGCTTACAGGTTATATGGTTTTCGGGCTGATAAGGCTAACAACACAGGAAAATTACAGTTCGGGAAAAACAAAGCAATATCTCTACATTGAGAAAATGAGAAATACACCGGTGCCGGTCAAATATTCCCTCTTTGACATTACTCCACAGGGAATAAGAATCATCTCAGGTATGAAAAACTCCCGACATTTCTGA
- a CDS encoding F0F1 ATP synthase subunit C — MTLDTYTTIIAVASIATSGLTIGIGVLGPAIGEGRAVATALSSLAQQPDASATITRTLFVGLAMIESLSIYCFVVSMILIFANPFWNTATV; from the coding sequence ATGACTCTTGATACTTATACGACTATAATTGCGGTGGCATCAATTGCCACCTCCGGCTTAACGATAGGCATTGGAGTTCTCGGACCTGCAATTGGGGAAGGAAGGGCTGTTGCAACGGCTCTAAGTTCGCTGGCACAGCAACCCGATGCTTCCGCAACCATTACCAGGACCCTTTTCGTGGGCCTGGCTATGATAGAGTCCCTGTCTATCTATTGTTTCGTGGTCTCGATGATTTTGATCTTCGCCAACCCGTTCTGGAATACAGCAACTGTCTGA
- a CDS encoding ATPase domain-containing protein: MERVSTGIEELDRKLIGGYPVNKAILITGVAGSGKTIFGIHFIYRSCVEGRKCLMIATEETPEDILYQAQMLGHDLKPYYESGQLTIENIFESRSESIGQTRYGFKPESLDIELPNLMEFIREGTECLVIDNLGTFALRVSKKKLRDQFDGLAYLVRKKGCTTLLIMDESAYNLTHQLAEYSVYGSIRLLVKENAYLGKMERYLCIPKMRSTPISPDMSIFEIASEGIKIHEPDGGSFIE; this comes from the coding sequence ATGGAGAGGGTTTCAACAGGCATAGAAGAGCTTGACAGGAAATTGATCGGGGGTTATCCTGTGAACAAAGCAATCCTGATAACAGGGGTGGCAGGGAGTGGAAAAACTATCTTTGGAATCCATTTCATTTACAGGAGCTGTGTTGAGGGAAGAAAATGCCTGATGATCGCAACCGAAGAAACTCCTGAAGATATCCTCTACCAGGCGCAAATGCTGGGGCATGACCTTAAACCGTACTATGAAAGCGGGCAGCTCACCATAGAAAACATATTCGAGAGCCGTTCGGAAAGTATAGGACAGACAAGGTATGGGTTTAAACCCGAAAGCCTGGACATTGAACTTCCTAACCTTATGGAATTCATACGTGAAGGAACAGAATGCCTTGTAATAGATAACCTGGGCACTTTTGCCCTGAGAGTTTCCAAGAAAAAGCTAAGAGACCAGTTTGACGGACTGGCCTATCTCGTGAGAAAGAAAGGCTGTACTACTCTCTTAATTATGGACGAGTCGGCATACAACCTGACTCACCAGCTTGCCGAATACTCAGTCTACGGCTCTATACGCCTCCTGGTAAAAGAGAACGCATATCTTGGAAAAATGGAGCGTTATCTGTGCATACCCAAGATGCGCAGTACTCCTATTTCACCGGATATGTCGATTTTTGAGATAGCATCCGAAGGAATCAAGATTCATGAACCAGATGGAGGAAGCTTTATTGAATGA
- a CDS encoding DUF1269 domain-containing protein: MSELIVFAFPNETGASEMDEAINQLKKEELIVLDDAATVVRKPDGKIKVKQATNLVGAGVLGGAFWGMLIGLFFWMPWLGLAVGAVAGAITSKLYDYGINDDFIKEVGETIKPGGSALFLLISKWTEDKALEKLNKFNATIVRTSLSKEDELKLKAAFGAGE, translated from the coding sequence ATGAGTGAGTTAATTGTTTTTGCGTTTCCGAATGAGACCGGCGCGTCTGAAATGGATGAAGCTATAAACCAGCTTAAAAAGGAAGAGTTGATAGTTCTTGATGATGCTGCCACTGTTGTTCGCAAACCTGACGGTAAAATAAAGGTTAAACAAGCAACAAACCTCGTTGGTGCGGGTGTGTTAGGGGGAGCATTTTGGGGCATGCTGATAGGACTCTTTTTCTGGATGCCCTGGCTCGGGCTGGCAGTTGGTGCTGTTGCCGGTGCAATCACCAGCAAACTTTACGATTATGGAATCAACGATGACTTCATCAAAGAAGTGGGTGAAACCATTAAACCGGGTGGATCTGCCCTTTTTCTTTTGATTTCAAAATGGACGGAAGACAAAGCTCTTGAAAAACTGAACAAATTCAATGCAACAATAGTGAGAACATCCCTCTCAAAAGAAGATGAACTAAAGCTTAAAGCAGCTTTTGGTGCAGGCGAATGA
- a CDS encoding F0F1 ATP synthase subunit A, which produces MRLSPDELIFWQYGFIKLNATIVYTWGLMLVMVVGSKIITDKLSPDLQRSRWQNMLEIIVTGILKQIEDVGLERPQKYLGFLGTLFLFIAVANLCIIIPGYEPPTGSLSTTAALALCVFVAVPIFGIEEQGLGSYLRSYTEPTILMLPFNIISELSRTLALAIRLFGNIMSGSMIIAILLTIAPFIFPIIMTALGLLIGMVQAYIFSVLATVYITAATRTGKSRRETGE; this is translated from the coding sequence ATGCGACTTAGTCCTGATGAGCTGATTTTCTGGCAGTACGGCTTTATCAAACTCAACGCTACGATTGTGTATACCTGGGGACTGATGCTGGTAATGGTAGTCGGCTCAAAAATTATTACAGACAAACTTTCCCCTGATCTGCAACGTTCCCGCTGGCAGAATATGCTGGAAATCATTGTCACGGGTATTTTAAAACAAATCGAAGATGTTGGGCTGGAGCGGCCGCAGAAGTATCTGGGCTTTCTGGGCACGCTCTTTCTGTTTATTGCCGTAGCAAATCTCTGCATCATTATTCCGGGCTATGAACCTCCAACAGGCTCTCTATCTACCACGGCTGCGCTCGCACTATGCGTATTTGTGGCCGTACCAATTTTCGGTATAGAAGAGCAGGGGCTTGGTAGCTATCTCAGGTCGTACACGGAACCTACGATCCTCATGCTGCCGTTTAATATCATCAGCGAACTCTCCCGCACGCTGGCCCTGGCAATCCGTCTGTTCGGGAATATTATGAGCGGGTCTATGATCATCGCCATCCTGCTGACAATAGCCCCTTTCATTTTTCCGATAATAATGACTGCTCTCGGCTTGCTCATCGGCATGGTCCAGGCTTACATTTTCAGTGTCCTGGCAACGGTTTACATTACCGCCGCCACGCGAACCGGCAAGTCCAGACGTGAAACCGGAGAATAA
- a CDS encoding ATP synthase subunit B, with translation MLIDWFTVIAQVLNFLILVWLLKRFLYKPILNAIDEREKRVAAELADADAKEAEAQKEKEEFKQKNEEFDQQRAALLSRAKDEAKSERQRLLEEARKEASDLRAKQQEALRNDKQNLNRAISRRAQQEVFAIARKALQDLAGTDLEERTVDMFAKKLRELEGKEKEQLVSVLALASSPVLVRTAFDLPQAQRELIKKTIKETLGIEVQVCFETVPDLVSGIELTANGQKVAWSIAGYLSSLEEGIDELLQEQPRSEARTEPVLKQGETESKSEPKATARPESTSDVSEPEQKAEPEQESESEQESESEQESEPGQKAETKIVNPAPEPE, from the coding sequence ATGCTGATCGATTGGTTCACTGTCATTGCCCAGGTGCTTAACTTCCTCATACTGGTGTGGTTGCTGAAGCGCTTCCTTTACAAACCTATTCTCAACGCCATCGATGAGCGTGAGAAGAGGGTCGCAGCCGAGCTTGCAGATGCCGATGCGAAAGAGGCAGAAGCGCAAAAAGAGAAAGAAGAGTTCAAGCAGAAGAACGAGGAGTTCGACCAGCAGCGTGCTGCGCTCCTGAGCAGGGCAAAGGATGAAGCGAAATCCGAACGTCAGCGGCTTCTCGAAGAAGCCCGGAAAGAAGCCTCCGATTTGAGGGCAAAACAGCAAGAGGCTTTGAGAAATGATAAACAGAACTTAAACCGGGCAATCAGCCGGCGGGCTCAGCAGGAAGTATTTGCCATTGCTCGAAAGGCGCTGCAGGACCTGGCTGGAACGGATCTGGAAGAACGCACAGTTGACATGTTTGCCAAAAAGCTGCGCGAACTTGAAGGTAAAGAGAAAGAGCAGCTGGTCTCTGTGCTTGCCCTGGCTTCAAGCCCGGTGCTTGTTCGCACTGCATTCGATCTTCCGCAGGCGCAGCGTGAACTGATAAAAAAGACGATCAAGGAGACTCTTGGCATCGAGGTTCAAGTCTGTTTCGAGACCGTACCGGATCTTGTCAGTGGTATTGAGTTAACCGCAAACGGGCAAAAAGTGGCCTGGAGCATCGCAGGTTATCTCTCATCGCTGGAAGAAGGCATCGATGAGCTCCTGCAAGAGCAACCCCGGAGTGAGGCCCGGACCGAACCTGTGCTTAAACAGGGCGAAACGGAGTCGAAATCCGAACCCAAAGCCACAGCCAGGCCTGAGTCAACATCTGATGTATCTGAACCTGAACAGAAAGCTGAGCCTGAACAGGAATCTGAGTCTGAACAGGAATCTGAGTCTGAACAGGAATCTGAGCCTGGACAGAAAGCTGAGACTAAAATAGTCAATCCCGCACCGGAGCCCGAATAA
- a CDS encoding AtpZ/AtpI family protein, with the protein MTDRSKEKPSKADPPLARHVGRKAERKLKAQRDVNRTVWLGLGMMGLIGWSVAIPTLLGAALGLWLDKNYPASFSWTLTMLIIGLLAGCLNAWHWIAREHKEMQEEQEDNNE; encoded by the coding sequence ATGACTGACAGATCGAAAGAAAAACCCTCAAAGGCCGACCCTCCCCTAGCCCGCCATGTCGGGAGAAAAGCTGAACGCAAACTCAAAGCGCAACGTGACGTGAATCGGACTGTCTGGCTCGGTCTGGGTATGATGGGGCTTATCGGCTGGTCTGTGGCGATTCCCACGCTGCTTGGGGCGGCCCTTGGGCTCTGGCTGGACAAAAATTATCCAGCTAGCTTTTCCTGGACGCTTACGATGCTAATTATCGGCCTGCTTGCAGGCTGCTTGAATGCATGGCACTGGATAGCCAGGGAGCATAAGGAAATGCAAGAGGAACAGGAGGATAACAATGAGTGA
- the atpD gene encoding F0F1 ATP synthase subunit beta, translating to MRGVVKEQIENKNNYSNLGSVVSVRGSIVDIRFEKYLPPIYSLLRAGKGGRIAIEVLTQLDSHRVRGIALTPTEGLSRGTLVEDTGGPLKAPVGRGILSRMFDVFGNPIDHRAPPSNVRWRTIHQAPPPLIRRSTRSEIFETGIKVIDVLVPLERGGKAGLFGGAGVGKTVLLTEMIHNVVRQQKGVSIFCGIGERCREGEELYRDMKEAGVLPNTVMVFGQMNEPPGARFRVGHVALTMAEYFRDDEHRDVLLLIDNIFRFIQAGSEVSGLMGQMPSRLGYQPTMGTELSELEERISNTDAGAIMSIQAVYVPADDFTDPAAVHTFSHLSASIVLSRKRASEGLYPAIDPLQSNSKMSTPGIIGERHYRLAQEIRQTLAQYAELKDIISMLGLEQLSQEDRNVVARARRLERFLTQPFFTTEQFTGFKGKFVTLSDALDGCERILLDEFKDYPESDLYMIGTIDEAIAKKSSRDQT from the coding sequence ATGAGAGGAGTTGTCAAGGAGCAGATAGAAAATAAAAATAACTATTCTAACCTCGGCTCGGTTGTCTCGGTGCGTGGCAGTATTGTTGATATAAGGTTTGAGAAGTATTTGCCTCCCATATACTCATTGCTACGCGCAGGAAAAGGTGGAAGAATTGCCATTGAAGTTCTGACCCAGCTTGATTCGCATCGCGTTCGTGGGATTGCACTGACTCCTACGGAAGGGCTTTCCCGGGGCACGTTGGTAGAAGATACGGGTGGACCGTTGAAGGCCCCTGTAGGCAGGGGAATTCTTTCTCGCATGTTCGACGTGTTTGGAAATCCCATAGATCACAGAGCTCCCCCATCAAACGTCCGGTGGCGCACAATCCATCAAGCTCCGCCCCCCCTTATACGTCGGTCAACGCGATCTGAAATCTTCGAGACCGGAATAAAAGTCATAGATGTACTGGTGCCCCTTGAACGCGGAGGCAAAGCGGGCCTGTTCGGAGGGGCGGGGGTTGGCAAAACAGTGCTCCTAACCGAAATGATTCACAATGTGGTCAGGCAGCAAAAGGGAGTGAGTATTTTTTGTGGAATAGGGGAGCGTTGTCGTGAAGGGGAAGAGCTTTACCGTGACATGAAAGAAGCAGGTGTGCTTCCGAATACGGTTATGGTGTTCGGTCAGATGAACGAACCCCCAGGCGCACGTTTTCGAGTGGGGCATGTGGCACTTACAATGGCAGAGTATTTCCGGGATGATGAACACCGCGATGTACTCTTGCTTATCGACAACATTTTTCGGTTCATCCAGGCTGGCTCGGAAGTATCCGGCCTGATGGGGCAGATGCCCTCGCGGCTTGGCTATCAGCCGACAATGGGTACTGAGTTATCGGAGCTGGAAGAGCGCATATCCAATACCGATGCCGGAGCCATTATGTCAATTCAGGCGGTATATGTGCCGGCTGATGATTTCACAGACCCTGCAGCTGTGCATACGTTTTCGCACCTTTCGGCATCAATTGTCCTCTCGCGCAAAAGGGCAAGTGAGGGGCTTTATCCGGCTATTGACCCCCTGCAGTCAAATTCAAAAATGTCCACGCCCGGGATCATTGGCGAAAGGCATTATCGCCTGGCCCAGGAAATCCGGCAGACGCTCGCGCAATATGCAGAACTCAAAGATATTATCTCCATGCTTGGCCTGGAACAGCTCTCACAGGAGGACAGAAACGTTGTCGCTCGCGCTCGCCGCCTGGAGCGCTTCCTCACTCAGCCATTTTTTACAACCGAGCAGTTCACCGGTTTTAAAGGCAAATTCGTCACTCTCTCGGATGCGCTTGACGGCTGCGAACGTATACTGCTCGACGAATTTAAAGACTACCCGGAAAGCGATCTCTACATGATCGGGACAATTGACGAAGCAATAGCCAAAAAATCAAGCAGGGACCAGACATGA